In Sphaerodactylus townsendi isolate TG3544 linkage group LG13, MPM_Stown_v2.3, whole genome shotgun sequence, one DNA window encodes the following:
- the ERCC6L gene encoding DNA excision repair protein ERCC-6-like — MAELAESVGPEQAERYRRCVSQAKEEARNGNLEESIRLFREAHEIHPSGKLMAKVQKLEEALASLALDQEDDGFVNVCQSGLMLYGEMHEKLFDHQREGIAFLYSLYRDGRKGGILADDMGLGKTIQIIAFLSGMFDGELIRSVLLVMPTTLVSNWVREFTTWAPGLRVKVFHGTSKVERTRNLERVQVRNGVLITSYQMILNNWQQLSSCRGREFVWDYVILDEAHKIKSPSAKTTKCMHAIPSQNRILLTGTPVQNNLQELWALFDFACQGSLLGTMKTFRMEYENPITKAREKDATPGEKALGLKISENLMSIIKPYFLRRSKDDLQKKLKSESEISRPEDQNEAVAPEMPSLPRKNDFIVWVYVSRIQEEIYRNFLSLDHIKELLMTTRSPLAELNILKKLCDHPRLLSARACGQLGLATSEYSEREEGGENEAEELWGQNMNIDYVSDESLIEESGKVKFLITLLDRLQEEGHQTLVFSQSRKMLDIIERILIHKRFKLMRIDGTVTHLSEREKRIDAFQNNRDYSVFLLTTQVGGVGLTLTAATRVVIFDPSWNPATDAQAVDRAYRIGQKENVVIYRLITCGTVEEKIYRRQVFKESLIRQTTGDKKNPYRYFTKQELRELFTLGDVRSSTTQLQLQSLHGTQRKTDVHLDEHIAYLYSLEIFGLSDHDLMYTRETGHEDKAEDEEAHRYIEHRVQKAQELMQLESQLKDQLAASIQHTTEGAWLRAADPSSLQPRKKSPKPPPVYSAPSPVPVPLPNSGDVICVESDQEEDLANASFQMASLAIEDVGDESLVQEASSMDVSLPKTEEPRCASIQEGEPKQDLSSSPVRFVSNEEEDSSGSKMTACDPPASSNNSFNDAQMADLQRSVESFSDGDDDVHEAQAKTETSLDVSEHPCQEASPTGELDAVSPSVLQASGMSQRSTNQKSGRSESLGRAESLLASSLYQADFNLLLEDSENPPQDASEREMLLEDTENTGFQLRLDSRCSSAARSGTGENRSCRSFQSSKNTMGSLVIDISNAAQNSSLDDSDVVAYKKKPGQIIVSDSEEDEEDPVIYLGESERGHTFPLDRPNRNCASTPTSGRPLADFCFSPHFKRSERRSTASRRSLADVVFDQVEDVAEDIASACTERPFLDDLEALIQELSGRESAEPEEEPLGETLSSEGKSSYLSAVDSSG; from the exons ATGGCGGAGCTGGCGGAGTCGGTCGGCCCAGAGCAGGCTGAGCGGTACCGGAG GTGTGTGTCCCAAGCTAAGGAAGAGGCCCGAAATGGGAATCTGGAAGAATCCATCCGGCTCTTCAGAGAAGCCCATGAAATCCATCCCAGTGGAAAGCTGATGGCGAAGGTTCAGAAGCTAGAGGAGGCGTTGGCTTCGCTGGCCCTGGATCAGGAGGACGATGGCTTTGTGAACGTGTGTCAGAGCGGGCTGATGCTCTACGGAGAAATGCATGAAAAACTGTTTGACCACCAGAGGGAAGGGATCGCCTTCCTGTACAGCTTGTATCGGGACGGTCGGAAGGGTGGTATCCTGGCTGACGACATGGGCTTGGGAAAGACTATTCAGATCATTGCGTTCCTCTCCGGCATGTTTGACGGGGAGCTCATCCGGTCCGTGTTGCTCGTCATGCCGACCACGCTTGTGAGCAACTGGGTGAGAGAGTTCACCACCTGGGCGCCTGGCCTGCGCGTGAAGGTTTTCCACGGGACCAGCAAGGTGGAGCGCACCAGAAACCTCGAGCGAGTCCAAGTGAGGAACGGCGTCTTGATCACCAGCTACCAAATGATCCTTAacaactggcagcagctctccagctgtCGAGGGAGGGAGTTTGTCTGGGACTACGTGATTCTGGACGAGGCCCATAAAATTAAAAGCCCTTCTGCCAAAACCACCAAATGCATGCACGCCATCCCTTCCCAAAATCGCATCCTCCTCACCGGGACGCCGGTGCAGAACAACCTGCAAGAGCTGTGGGCTCTCTTCGACTTTGCTTGTCAGGGTTCGCTCCTCGGCACCATGAAAACCTTCCGGATGGAATACGAAAACCCTATCACAAAAGCCAGGGAGAAGGACGCCACCCCGGGGGAGAAGGCCCTGGGGCTGAAGATATCTGAGAACCTGATGTCCATCATCAAGCCCTATTTCCTAAGACGCAGTAAGGATGACCTTCAGAAGAAACTCAAGTCTGAATCTGAGATCAGTCGTCCGGAGGATCAAAACGAAGCTGTTGCTCCTGAGATGCCCTCTCTTCCCAGAAAAAACGATTTCATTGTGTGGGTGTACGTATCTCGCATACAAGAGGAAATATACAGGAACTTTCTATCCTTGGATCACATCAAGGAGCTGTTGATGACCACGCGGTCCCCCTTGGCCGAGCTGAACATCCTGAAGAAGCTCTGTGACCACCCAAGGCTGCTGTCGGCCCGAGCCTGTGGCCAGCTTGGCCTGGCAACGTCTGAGTATTCTGAGAGAGAGGAAGGTGGAGAAAACGAAGCTGAGGAGCTCTGGGGCCAGAACATGAACATCGATTACGTTTCTGACGAGTCTCTCATTGAAGAGTCCGGCAAGGTGAAGTTCCTCATTACTTTGCTGGACAGGCTGCAAGAAGAAGGCCACCAAACCCTGGTGTTCTCCCAGTCGAGGAAAATGCTGGATATCATAGAGCGCATCTTAATTCACAAGCGCTTTAAGCTCATGCGCATCGACGGGACGGTGACTCACCTGTCGGAACGAGAGAAGAGGATCGACGCCTTCCAGAACAACCGAGACTACTCCGTCTTTTTGCTGACAACCCAAGTAGGGGGCGTGGGCTTGACGTTGACCGCCGCGACCAGAGTGGTGATTTTTGACCCCAGCTGGAACCCCGCGACCGACGCCCAGGCCGTGGACCGAGCGTACAGAATTGGGCAGAAAGAGAATGTCGTGATCTACCGGCTAATCACCTGCGGGACGGTGGAAGAGAAAATCTACCGGCGGCAAGTCTTCAAGGAGTCGCTCATCCGGCAAACCACCGGCGACAAGAAGAACCCCTACAGGTATTTCACCAAgcaggagctgagagagcttTTCACTCTGGGCGACGTGCGCAGCTCCACGACCCAGCTGCAGCTCCAGTCCTTGCACGGGACCCAAAGGAAAACAGACGTGCATCTCGATGAGCACATTGCGTACCTCTACTCCCTGGAGATCTTTGGCCTTTCTGACCATGACCTGATGTACACGCGGGAAACAGGCCACGAAGACAAGGCGGAGGACGAAGAGGCTCACCGGTACATTGAGCACAGGGTGCAGAAAGCCCAGGAGCTGATGCAGCTCGAATCGCAGCTGAAAGACCAGCTGGCTGCCAGCATCCAACACACAACAGAAGGAGCGTGGCTGAGGGCGGCAGACCCGTCATCTCTTCAGCCAAGGAAAAAATCCCCAAAGCCGCCTCCAGTTTACTCTGCACCCTCACCTGTACCTGTGCCACTTCCAAACAGCGGCGATGTCATCTGCGTGGAATCTGACcaggaagaagacttggccaacGCCAGCTTTCAAATGGCAAGCCTGGCTATTGAGGACGTGGGTGACGAAAGCCTGGTTCAGGAGGCATCTTCTATGGATGTCTCTCTTCCCAAGACTGAAGAACCCAGGTGTGCCAGCATACAGGAAGGTGAGCCAAAGCAAGATCTGAGCTCTTCTCCAGTTCGCTTCGTATCCAATGAGGAGGAGGATAGCTCTGGATCCAAAATGACCGCCTGTGATCCTCCTGCTAGTTCAAACAACAGCTTTAACGATGCTCAGATGGCAGATTTGCAGCGGTCCGTGGAATCTTTTTCTGATGGCGATGACGATGTTCATGAGGCTCAAGCCAAGACTGAAACGTCACTCGATGTTTCCGAACATCCATGCCAAGAGGCAAGTCCAACTGGAGAACTCGATGCCGTCTCTCCGTCGGTGTTGCAGGCCAGTGGAATGTCTCAGCGTAGCACAAATCAGAAGTCTGGGAGGAGTGAAAGTCTGGGGAGGGCCGAGTCTTTGTTGGCCTCTTCCCTGTACCAAGCTGATTTCAACCTTCTTTTAGAAGATTCGGAGAACCCGCCTCAAGATGCTTCGGAAAGAGAAATGTTGCTCGAAGACACAGAAAACACCGGATTTCAGCTGAGGCTCGACAGCCGCTGCAGCTCTGCAGCTCGTTCTGGGACAGGAGAAAACCGAAGCTGCAGGAGCTTCCAATCTAGCAAAAATACAATGGGATCCCTTGTGATAGATATTTCTAACGCTGCACAGAACTCTTCCCTGGACGATAGCGATGTTGTTGCATATAAGAAGAAGCCAGGCCAGATCATTGTTTCCGACAGCGAGGAGGACGAAGAGGATCCCGTCATTTATCTGGGCGAAAGCGAGCGTGGACACACATTTCCCTTGGACCGCCCTAACAGAAACTGCGCGTCAACACCAACGTCTGGCAGACCTTTGGCTGATTTTTGCTTTTCTCCGCATTTCAAACGGAGCGAAAGAAGATCAACAGCTTCTAGAAGGTCCTTGGCTGATGTGGTGTTTGACCAAGTGGAAGACGTGGCGGAAGACATTGCCAGTGCATGTACCGAAAGGCCCTTTCTAGATGATCTTGAAGCCCTGATTCAGGAGCTCAGTGGGAGGGAGTCTGCAGAGCCAGAAGAGGAGCCATTGGGTGAAACGCTCTCTTCGGAGGGCAAATCCAGCTATTTAAGTGCAGTAGACTCCTCGGGCTGA